One segment of Candidatus Micropelagos thuwalensis DNA contains the following:
- a CDS encoding aromatic ring-hydroxylating oxygenase subunit alpha, translating into MSEKLDVKWPMDLGAPPGTLEAKMPRPDDIGADIPDPQRYFSRDYMQQEWERLWPKVWLLAGVTPDLKEPGDFITHRHGHEEFLLVRHEDNKIRAFYNVCPHRGKRVCQVEQGNVPKFSCPFHGWQFHTDGALASITDEETYDADLIAHRPGLTEIRCETIGGLIFINMDGNAPPLREWIGLPKGYIENYEIDKMNVIRHVRTEWMANWKTGVDAFYESYHLPHIHPQTQGVMEDFVQVDLYPNGFSRMIVPIGVKSHRVADQETIDPYQTFMMMEAGIDPENFKGSAQDVRVAIQKAKRERGEKFGLDFYDNLTDGQLTDSWATGFFPNVQIGMHPEGVFLMRFVPHATDPERFYYDTMTMFRYVDDPGYTVPGWMGLPEGMDVTGAIRPEIEHFSADMEADLGEVLNQDVDLIASVQQGVKSRGFNGPLWCEQEDRIRHLHREIDRYIKQEI; encoded by the coding sequence ATGTCTGAAAAGTTAGATGTGAAATGGCCAATGGATTTAGGCGCACCCCCCGGAACGCTTGAGGCAAAAATGCCCCGCCCGGATGATATTGGGGCCGATATACCTGACCCGCAGCGATATTTCAGCCGTGACTATATGCAACAAGAATGGGAACGGCTCTGGCCGAAAGTCTGGTTATTGGCAGGTGTCACGCCGGATCTCAAAGAGCCGGGTGATTTTATTACCCATCGCCACGGGCATGAAGAGTTTCTACTCGTCCGCCACGAAGACAATAAAATCCGAGCCTTTTACAATGTCTGCCCACATCGTGGCAAACGTGTCTGCCAAGTTGAGCAAGGCAATGTGCCTAAATTTTCCTGCCCGTTTCACGGCTGGCAATTCCACACAGATGGTGCGCTTGCATCTATCACAGATGAAGAAACCTATGATGCTGATTTAATCGCACATCGTCCTGGCCTTACTGAAATTCGTTGCGAAACAATTGGCGGTCTGATTTTCATCAATATGGACGGCAATGCGCCGCCCCTCAGGGAGTGGATTGGCCTGCCGAAGGGATATATTGAAAATTACGAAATCGATAAAATGAATGTCATACGCCATGTGCGCACAGAATGGATGGCTAATTGGAAGACTGGCGTGGATGCGTTTTATGAGTCCTACCACCTGCCGCATATTCACCCTCAAACACAAGGCGTTATGGAAGATTTTGTGCAAGTAGATCTTTATCCGAATGGTTTTAGCCGAATGATTGTGCCGATTGGAGTTAAATCCCACCGGGTGGCAGATCAGGAAACAATTGATCCCTATCAAACCTTCATGATGATGGAAGCAGGCATTGATCCCGAGAACTTTAAGGGCTCAGCTCAGGATGTGCGTGTCGCTATTCAAAAAGCTAAACGCGAACGTGGTGAAAAGTTCGGTCTCGATTTCTATGATAATCTGACAGACGGGCAACTCACCGATAGCTGGGCTACTGGCTTTTTTCCGAATGTTCAAATCGGCATGCACCCTGAGGGCGTCTTCCTGATGCGATTTGTGCCGCATGCCACTGACCCTGAAAGATTTTATTACGACACAATGACCATGTTCCGTTATGTTGATGACCCCGGTTACACTGTACCCGGCTGGATGGGTCTTCCTGAAGGCATGGATGTGACCGGCGCAATTCGCCCTGAGATTGAACATTTCAGCGCCGATATGGAGGCTGATCTTGGAGAGGTGCTTAATCAAGATGTGGATTTGATTGCCAGCGTCCAGCAGGGTGTTAAATCACGCGGATTTAACGGCCCGCTCTGGTGTGAGCAGGAAGACCGTATCCGTCACTTACATCGTGAAATTGATCGCTACATTAAACAGGAAATCTAA